The sequence TTCTGTGGAAGCCATAACATCTGGTGGGTCACCTTATCTGATTTGTGTTAAAGGTCTCTACTCAACAGGTTCCAGTCCTGTCAGTCTGAGCTCTGGAAATCCAATTAATTTACTTAATCCACCTTAAGTGTACCTTGCAAGCCAGATGTGTACACATACACCTTTCCACAATAAATCCAGTTCCTCTTCCTTTCCAGATGCGTCCTGGGCTCCTTTGTCCGGTGCAGTGGCAGGTGAAGTAAAGCTCTCGATTCTGTACAAGAGTGACAAGCTTTTCATTATGGTGATGCACATCAGAGGCTTGGTGAGTGTCTGCCTTTAATCATCTGCACATAATGCACATAAAAATGTTGAGTTGTTGTTCACCAATGCATTATGGACCTTTCTTCAGCAACCCTTGCAGGAGGGAACAGATCCTGATCCGTACGTCAAATTGTACCTCCTCCCAGACCCTCAGAAAACTAGCAAAAGGAAAACCAAGGCAGCCCGGCGAACATGCAACCCCACTTACAATGAAATGGTGAGAAAATGTCACTTAAATAATACTATAGGAGGGTTACgaatgtaaaaataatttaacgACAACTTAAGTGTGAAATATTTCACTTGGTGTTTCTTGTATTGTCACATTCATTTAGGAATTACATGAAtcataaattataaaaagttgttttctatcataaaaaaatttgccaaatattaaatgttttgctACTTCCgtcttaaggcaggaacacaccaagccgacggtcagCCGTCGgccagtttttcttcgtcggccgactaagttttctcagtgtgttccgcaccgtcggctgaagttggtcctcttcggccttttttcggccgatttgaaatgttgaatcggcgttggagctcgtcggtccgtcgggccatctgatcattcttaTTGGCTGCTCagctactgccgcctgctgtttctgaaaggcatttcatctcacgcaggcgcagaactgatgtgctgcttggccgtcggctgtttagcgtcggtTTGTTGTGTCAgagcaactttggacacagacgctgccaacgtgagccaaccccgcagtctgctttcgtctccactagttcgtcggcgtcggcttggtgtgttctggcctttacCTCACTCTCTTTCAGTATTAAAATGGATGCTTTGCAGTTCACACTGGAATTTGCACTTCAGTAAACCCCGCCTATTTTGATTTGATTGACCATCTCagtcattttgacattgacgaGCACTGTTACACTGCCGAGGCGGAGGCGGCTCCATTCAGTCTTGTACCTTcatgtacctttttttttttttttttttttttttcaaattaaagtttgtaatgttgtgatttACCTTGTAGCTGGTTtgcttggttcatggcttataactcCATAAAGACTTTAATTGGGAAAAATACTTCTGGAATCAAGGCCACAGCAAAAGCGTATGGGCactagggctgcaactaacgattattttTTCCCTATTAAATGGATATaaattctaattttattttttattttgacaaaaaaaacctATTGCACATCCTGCCCAATGTACTTCAAACATGTGCCAATTGAATGCTATGAAAACACACAGTGCTTAATTTATTAGACTACCTGTCATCATAAAGAgagaacacaaatattttaagattatttaaaaaaaaaacttgtttaaagCTAAAAATGGCCATTTATTAGGAAAATTACAAACTAAAACAACGAAATAGTTTCTAAATAATATTCACAcgtaatataaaaaataaaataaaattaataacagTGTCTGTTCTTATTGACTGTAATTGGGCATCTGAAAACAACTATGAAACGTTTTACTTTTTCCTGGCTTTcttgtaaaacagtaaaatcaaaatcatggataacaacaataaatatattgtaGCTTTAGAAATACTGCTGTGACTAAAGAGCTTACACATTCTGGTGGATTAACCATTACAGAAACATGAAAAATTAGTTTAGCACCAATACTGCCCTGACCTGTGGCACAAACCATAGATTTGGGTATCAGATGTCTAATAACTTTAGCACTGTATATAGTGAATATAGTTTAAATCTCTActctatatattaaaaatgaaaataatggtaataaagataataaagaaaaacacaaactcaGTGTTAACCAACAGACAAGATAAATGTTTTGCAGGTTCACTTGCAGGTCACACGTTCACTTTGGACACAAACACCTCTTGCTGTAATTTCTCTATCTTGTAAATAGGCTATAAGAAACATCTTACGTTTATATTCAATTACATGATGTTATCCCTTTACAGTTACTACTCTCATAAAATACTTGAATgacatgtttatttttaaatctaaatttaactttaaacgacagatatttcagcaaaataaatatttttgcgCTGAATATTAATGGTCTCCCTCTCTCCAGCGTTCCGTCTGTCTGACGGACTCATTCAGTAAAGATTCAGTAAAGTTTAACACAGAATTTCAGGACAAGcctttatgcaaaatgtaaatgCTCGCGTGaatttgtaacatttacagatgaGGATATAGCTGTAGAATGAATATTTTGCGCTGAGGATCTGCATCTGTCCAAGCCCCTGACAGGGCAAGCCGTTACGCTGATGCATTAGCTTGAAACTTAAAGAATTCTCGTGTTTTGATCAGCTTTGATCACGCTCAATCTGTTTCATTCACTATTTTTAGATGCAGTTTGTCTATAGAAATGCGGTTATTCAGCGCTGTAATTTGATTTGACTGGCGGAAGTCGCTCATAATGAGAATCGTTGTCGATGACTTTTATTATCGATTTTATCGAatagttgttgcagccctagtgGGCACTgttgtactttttatttttatgaatccTTCTGAATGACATCCCTTTTGTCTCCATTTCAGCTGGTGTATGATAAGATCCCACGTGGCGATTTGCAGCAGAGAACCATTCACCTGCGTGTACTGAATGAGGGAGCATTCTGGGACAACACCCTGCTGGGTGAAACCATCATCCATTTGAAAGACCTCACCCCGGGCCATCGCAGGGTGGACTGGTACCAGCTTGGCACTAGAGGCTCCGACGTAAACCGCTAGCGCTTGTATGGATGCCGAGAAGTGAAGGATTTCACCTTGTGTCCTTCagtgtgcatgtgtttgtgtctgtctTTGCTTATGGGTCGGGAGTTGGAGATGCCCAGCTGCTCAGAAGGCTGTTTCCCCCAGTGGgggtttgtgtttgtttgattcTCCTGCCCAGGAGATGTGTAGATTCGGTGATGGAGTGTCATCACTTAATACTGTTCTGGTGGGGTACCGTGCACCATGTGAACCAGACCTCGGATTAAAGCAAGCGGTTCTTGGTAAGACTATGGGACGACAACCATTTGGTGACCCAAGGATTAGCAAAAAGAATATTTAAGGATGAAATTACTTCCATGCGCCATATTTTTGGGGGGATTTCTGGAAAATTGCTGTCCATGAAGCTTTTTAAAGCCCCATTTTGTCTTCTTGAGAATGCTAAAGGAAATTTaagttattttctttttaagatGTTTCTCTATTGCGGCTCTTTTTTGAGCTACAGTATGTTGTGTCTTGTGACATTAGTTGTCTCTTTGTATCAGATTTTGCAGATTTACCTAAAGATTAATAGTTAGGGCCGCTTTTGTACTGTAAAgttgggtcatttttttttccacattgcCTGATCATGAAAAGGGATGAACACTTGATGGTCTTTGGCTTGAAACCGTGGAATTAACTTGCTTCGTATAACCACTGCAGTggaaatgacacacacacagaacagaGTGAATGTAGATTTTTGATCATGTAAAATAGGGGGgtgcataaaaacaaaaacatgaattgcATGTACAGTATATTGAACAACAGACAAACCCTGAGAAATATGGATTATTTCTTTACATAAACCTCTAACATTTGTTTCTTTCTGAAATGGCACACATTTTATATGGAAAAGGCTTTCAAAGGGACTTGACTTCAGGGTCAATGATTTTGCCTTGTTGATATTTAAACAACCTACACAAGGaaatttctatttgaaaatggTTGATTTGCATGCTGTAAAATTTGCTACTGGATAAATATTGCTTTCTTTGCATTTGTTTGTCAAGTACATTTGACCTCAtatttttccaagttttattggttaattttttttttttttttttttttttttttcaaaggggGAGTGAAATTAAAGCTTTAGACTGTGGTTCTGTCTGTATTTTCATTTCTCCTTTTTAATGTAACACTGCATGTAAATTAAATGCTAAATATACcacagtagttttttttttttttttttttttccctgggAAACTTATGCTTAAATATTTTGCATTCCGATTTGCTTTATTTTGCACTCAGTTTGATTTTGAGTAGAAATGCCTTAAGGCTCACCGTAAGGTTGGAAGGGAAAATTGAGTAATTGGAAAGTTCCTTAAATTGTTTAATCTGATTCTCAAAAAATTGTCCAGTTTAACCAATTGGCATTGATGTTTAGTGTgtgtaaaatgataaaataggAAAACTATGATGTTTTTGAGCAAAATGCATAATAACAGAAACTGTTTTCAATCTTTATTgaattcatttcttttaaatcaATAACTTAGACGTTGAAAGTGCAACCCTGTATGTTGAGGTGCTCTAACAATCCAGTAGCCTTAAGCAAACTTAGACATGATTATCCAGGTCAAAGTAGTCCCTGTTGTTTAGTAGCTTTTTCTAACTAGACAAACCAGCTCAATTTAAGATATTaagtactttttttctttttttttccttttttaaataaagtattgaACATTCTTTCAAATGATGaatgattgtgtgtgttttttccaAAGGGCACTGCTGTGTGATGTTTAACCTAATGGGAAATGATtgtatgattgcatgccaactCTATTATGGAAAACTGAGTGTTTtagaaaatctttttttgttgtgAATGTGCAGAAAAGTTTGGGTTTAAAGGTATAGAACTTTTATAACATCTGTGACCCTTATTTTAATAACTAAAGAGAATGCGAGAGTAAAATCAATAGGGTTGGCATATATAAATGCTGAGAATCTAATTTTGATGTGATTTATGGATTATAAATGGGCTTTATTCCATTTTGTTCCATTTCAAGAAAAGATTTGTTTCTCTTCTAATGTCAAACCatgtttttaaactttatttgcacTTAATAAATGCACAAGGAAACCGACTTGAATACTGTGTTTCTTGCCTTGGCTACCAGTTTGCCTTTGTTGGGCCAAATAAACCTCTACAAAGATGGCGCAATGATCAATGTGATATGATGAAACTTGTGCAAGTCTTGTATAAACGCACATTCACACTGATTCCATGTTGAATCTCAGTTGGGCACGACTGACCACAACAATCCGCTTTACTGAGACACCAGTGACTTTATCCCATATGCTGTTTTGTCTGTCATCACACTGAGGTAAGGATTACATCAGACGGGTTTATCATAAAGGCTTTAATTGCCTATCTGAACAGTATGTTCTTCCACATTACTCATTGTTCTAATACTCCAGAGAATTCTGATGACATTTCTCATCTATCCATGTTAATGTAACAATTTACAACATTCCACTGAGAGTAAATTTAATTAGGACAACCTGAGAATAAAATTCATCTCTTTCACATCAAATAGAGTACAGACTGTTACCAAAGAGCAGGGAATTGAAAACTCGTGCAATATTGCTTTAATAAACACCTATGTGTCCACATATTGATATTTAGTGAAAATCACAAACAAAGAAGAAAATATATGCTTTTTCATGTGGCATCTGCAGTCAATTCCCCATGAAGGGATTCTGCACaggcaagtttttttttttttttttttttaaaaaagcctttaCACCAAGGCACAAATGGGTCTGTCAAATTCATGCTGAAAGTCTCACTGGACTTAGACTATATTAGTCAAAACTACTAGAAGCACGAATAGGGCGTCGCATTAAAGATTTAGAAGATCCTGAGGGATTTATGCATTGCCCGTGCATTGCGTGACATGCACTGAACATCTTATATAACACACATATCAATTTAACACGTGAGATCGGAATTTTACGACGGTCCCTAAGCACGCGCAAGCGTTACTGAAATTTAGAGACCTTCCCTTACAGCTTTTCTGATGAAATCTCTCTTGCTTTAGCTCCGCGGCTAGCGAGCACAACGGCGACGTCAACGAGTCTGAATACcaagtatttgtatttaaaacGAATTAAAAGTGAAACCACTTCTTTGTAACTTAAAGGAAATCGCTTTGACTCGATTTTGATGGTACAGCCGTTTTTTCTCCTTCAacttacagtattttttttccgaAAAACGCGGCAGCTGGGCTCGATTGAGGAGGTGACAGAAGACTGACAGTTGAAGAACCGAGGCTCGCTTCCACTCAAACGGCAAAATGGCTTTTGTTTCAAGCTTTCCTTTGGAGTATACCAGCCTATCTTACTCTTACACCACCTCAAAATGCCTTTCCTTCCCTTCTGCTGTTTCTACAGTCCCTTCAAACCGAAATAATTGGTGTTATTTTCCTCAGGACAGCACGGTTGGCGTTAACACTGCGGTCAATATGGACGCTAAAGCTATTCGCGCGAGCCGGCTCGGAGTCAACACAGTCTAAACGTCGACATGGACTCTTTCATTTACCCCGGAGAATAGTTATCAGTACTCATGGATGGTGTTAAGGGCTGAAAGGAATGAGAAAACTGAGCGTTTTAGTTTTTTGTAGCTAACATTTAGCCATACATTAAAGCTTGGTACTAGCTGCGTTAGCCAGCTAAGCCTCATAAGGCCATATTTAGCTTGCATTAGAAACTGTTCTGTATATTATTAACATTCAGAGACATTTAAACTTCTAAACCGGAGCACTTTTATGCAAATGAAGTCAAAACAGTGTGTTTAACGAGCCACTTCTAAAGGAAGTAACTTGTTAGTTTGTTTCATTTTCGTTAAACTTGTGTAGTTCAGcgcatttcatatttttcagaAGTATGAGCACACATCGACACTTTTCTCCAGGGGACACGCGGTCCGCGCGTGACAGTGACGACCGCACTGACAGCTCGTGGATAAACGTGTTCTCTCTGGTCTCCAGGCCTGCGTGGTCTCTCCTGCAGAGATATTTCCCAGGAAGAACCCAGACTGCATTTGAAATGAATTCAAATCTAGATATCGGAAACTCTCTGACCCCTTTAAAAGTTGCATACCTCCACTGCCAGCATGAAAACGTGGCGCATGCGTCTTCCGGAGATCCGGGGACGCTTGCCTGGTTCACGCACGATTCGTTGAGCGAACTGGGAATTCAGAACACCTCCCAGAAGGATTTCAATCTTCAAAAGCAGGCATCGGTCGGATACCTCGGAACGGCGAGAAACTTGCTCAGCCAGGCGTTTACGAACACGCAGGAAAAAAGGCGCGCGGGAGGCGAGCGCGCAAAACCAGAAAGCGGATGCGATTTGTGCCCGGATACGGCGTCCGTGCGATCCACTAACAGCTGGTGGTGGAGTGGATTTTGGGAGGCCGACGACAGACCTCAAAACTTGCTGCTAAATGTAGCACAAAGCATAAAAGAGACTGATACGTGCTGGCAGCATTGTGGAGAACATCACAGTGTCGGCTATTGTCAAAGCCGCTCGCCAGTGGGCGTTGCTATGACGACCGAACTGTGTGTACGATCAATGCACAACGAAAGCACTGGACCCTTGTGCTCCAAAGAGCTGACCCACAATGCAAGCCTGCACGTGCCCAAACCAGAATCCCTACCCAACTCATACCAGCTTCCACTAGATGTCAAGCAGCAACTGCTAGCTCATAGTAGAGCCTATAATGAGGTGGCAGTTCTGACCCCTGACCAAGATAATGGCTACTCCAGCTTGGAGGAAGAACACTCAAATAGTAAACTTCACATGAAGCTGCTTTCCGAGGAACAGGAGGTGTCGGAAACAGCCGAAGACAACCCATCTCGGAGTAACACTACGGAGAGTGAGTTTTATAGTGAATCTATTGTTTGTGAGGAAGAAATCaaggaaagagaaaaagaggacACTGAGAAGACCACAAAAATAGTTTCAGCTGCTGAAAACGGGTCATTTTTGGCCACACCTCAATGTCAAAACAAGGTCATTGCTTACATCATGGGAAGCCCTTGTAGCGGCGAATCTGAATCGGAGGATGATGACGATTGGGACAGTAATGACGATGATGGCTTTGACAGTGAAGGCTCATCCCACTTCTCAGAGTCTGAGGACCTGGATGACAGCGACGATGAATCTGAGGAAGACTCGGATGGAGAGGAGGCCGACTCTGAGACTGAGAGGCTGTGGAATTCTCTGTGCCAAAACGGGGATCCTTATAACCCGAGGAACTTCACAGCTCCTATAAGGACAGCCTCCAAGCCAAGCCCTGCGACTACAGACTCCTCGGTCTCAGAGTCTCCACCAGCGCATATGTCCTCCCAGCGTTCGCCGCCTCCATCGTCGCCCTCGCTCTCGGAGAACGAGTCCAGCGAAGACACCTGTGAGATGGAGGAGGAAGATAATCAGAGATTGTGGAACTCTTTTAGCTGCTCAGCAGACCCCTACAGCCTCCTCAACTTCCAGGCCCCCATACAGACTCAGAAAACCCCTAAAGGGTGCCGTAAGGAGAAAGCGCCTGGAACACCACGCTATAGGAGAGAGGAGGCTGAGGAGAGGCTGGACAGTGGATTCTCAGAGATTTCCCCTGTGCCATGCTCAAGCAGTGCCACGGCTGTTCAGCTGAGGAAGGTTTGTATAACATTGACCACTCATTATTATCACATTTCAGTCTGAAAGTACTTGGATAATTATCTTTCTGAACATTCTCTTTGCTTACAAAGTGTGAGCTGGCGTGGTTGGCTTAAGAACGCCTTCCTATTATGTCTGGAATGGAAGAATGAATCAGATGAAGACAGTAACTCCTTT comes from Chanodichthys erythropterus isolate Z2021 chromosome 6, ASM2448905v1, whole genome shotgun sequence and encodes:
- the LOC137021566 gene encoding protein phosphatase 1 regulatory subunit 15B; the encoded protein is MSTHRHFSPGDTRSARDSDDRTDSSWINVFSLVSRPAWSLLQRYFPGRTQTAFEMNSNLDIGNSLTPLKVAYLHCQHENVAHASSGDPGTLAWFTHDSLSELGIQNTSQKDFNLQKQASVGYLGTARNLLSQAFTNTQEKRRAGGERAKPESGCDLCPDTASVRSTNSWWWSGFWEADDRPQNLLLNVAQSIKETDTCWQHCGEHHSVGYCQSRSPVGVAMTTELCVRSMHNESTGPLCSKELTHNASLHVPKPESLPNSYQLPLDVKQQLLAHSRAYNEVAVLTPDQDNGYSSLEEEHSNSKLHMKLLSEEQEVSETAEDNPSRSNTTESEFYSESIVCEEEIKEREKEDTEKTTKIVSAAENGSFLATPQCQNKVIAYIMGSPCSGESESEDDDDWDSNDDDGFDSEGSSHFSESEDLDDSDDESEEDSDGEEADSETERLWNSLCQNGDPYNPRNFTAPIRTASKPSPATTDSSVSESPPAHMSSQRSPPPSSPSLSENESSEDTCEMEEEDNQRLWNSFSCSADPYSLLNFQAPIQTQKTPKGCRKEKAPGTPRYRREEAEERLDSGFSEISPVPCSSSATAVQLRKVTFMEEVEEFYASSDEDRHGPWEEIARDRCRFQRRVQEVEETISYCLSPTFRLDIFQRLYSTS